A genomic region of Clavibacter michiganensis subsp. insidiosus contains the following coding sequences:
- a CDS encoding ribokinase: MGRVVVLGSLNVDQVVRVPRHPQPGETLIGSDPERLWGGKGANQAVAAADAGGEVAMVGAVGDDADGSAYRARLADRGIDVSGLATIAGATTGLAIIAVDDDGENTIIVAPGANARVTDAHLDPLDALAAGDVLLASLELPLDTVSAGVRRAHAAGARVVLNLAPFAALPDDVLALADPVVVNEHEAGLLRESGTPAPASLLVTLGAEGAMWGGVEVPASRVSRVVDTTGAGDAFCGALASALAAGADREGALVVAADAAAVVVQRQGAQPADG, from the coding sequence ATGGGCCGCGTCGTGGTGCTCGGATCGCTCAACGTCGACCAGGTGGTGCGCGTCCCGCGGCACCCGCAGCCGGGGGAGACCCTCATCGGATCCGATCCCGAGCGGCTCTGGGGCGGCAAGGGCGCGAACCAGGCGGTCGCCGCGGCCGACGCCGGCGGCGAGGTCGCGATGGTCGGGGCCGTGGGCGACGACGCCGATGGATCCGCCTACCGCGCCCGCCTCGCCGACCGCGGCATCGACGTGTCCGGCCTCGCGACGATCGCGGGCGCTACCACGGGCCTCGCGATCATCGCGGTGGACGACGACGGCGAGAACACGATCATCGTGGCGCCCGGCGCGAACGCCCGCGTGACCGACGCCCACCTCGATCCGCTCGACGCGCTCGCGGCGGGCGACGTCCTGCTCGCCTCGCTCGAGCTGCCCCTCGACACGGTGTCCGCGGGCGTCCGCCGCGCGCACGCCGCCGGAGCCCGTGTCGTGCTGAACCTCGCGCCCTTCGCCGCGCTGCCCGACGACGTGCTCGCGCTCGCGGATCCCGTGGTGGTCAACGAGCACGAGGCGGGCCTCCTCCGCGAGTCGGGCACGCCGGCGCCCGCGTCGCTGCTCGTCACGCTCGGCGCCGAGGGCGCGATGTGGGGCGGCGTCGAGGTCCCTGCGTCGCGGGTCTCCCGCGTCGTCGACACCACGGGCGCGGGCGACGCCTTCTGTGGCGCGCTGGCCTCCGCGCTCGCCGCGGGCGCCGACCGCGAGGGGGCCCTGGTCGTCGCGGCCGACGCGGCAGCGGTCGTCGTCCAGCGGCAGGGCGCGCAGCCGGCGGACGGCTG
- a CDS encoding MFS transporter: protein MPDPDRRAAAAGRSLLASTGVGILSAMTGPAVYATFGPEPALVMDAVSFLASAGLVLAVRERGATAGAEADPSVASARARFRTELAAGIRIVRASPRLRVLVAGLAAYGVTLGVNNATLALVALTTMGLTAAEYGVVTAMFAVGGLVGSLTAPALLARLRPERALPAALVALGLTYAAYSTVRAFLPAAILMGVAGLVFAVFLVSQGPILQAEAPVGAMGRVSSLTSTVLAAASLLATVVTAQALALIPADAQPAAYPVAIAAAAVVMGGAGLGLVAGGLSRGRGPAAAAS, encoded by the coding sequence GTGCCCGACCCCGACCGCCGCGCGGCCGCCGCGGGACGCTCGCTGCTCGCGAGCACGGGCGTCGGGATCCTCTCGGCGATGACCGGCCCCGCCGTCTACGCGACGTTCGGGCCGGAGCCCGCGCTCGTGATGGACGCCGTGTCGTTCCTCGCGTCGGCGGGTCTGGTGCTCGCGGTGCGCGAGCGCGGGGCGACGGCGGGCGCGGAAGCGGATCCGTCGGTCGCCTCCGCCCGCGCCCGCTTCCGCACCGAGCTCGCCGCCGGGATCCGCATCGTGCGCGCCTCGCCGCGCCTGCGTGTCCTCGTGGCCGGCCTCGCCGCGTACGGCGTGACGCTCGGCGTCAACAACGCGACCCTCGCCCTCGTCGCCCTCACCACGATGGGCCTGACGGCGGCGGAGTACGGCGTGGTCACGGCGATGTTCGCGGTCGGCGGCCTCGTCGGATCCCTCACGGCGCCCGCGCTCCTCGCCCGCCTCCGCCCCGAGCGCGCGCTCCCGGCCGCGCTCGTCGCCCTCGGCCTCACCTACGCGGCGTACTCGACCGTGCGCGCGTTCCTGCCCGCGGCGATCCTCATGGGGGTCGCGGGCCTCGTCTTCGCGGTCTTCCTCGTCTCGCAGGGCCCGATCCTCCAGGCGGAGGCGCCCGTCGGCGCGATGGGCCGGGTCTCGTCGCTCACGTCGACGGTGCTGGCCGCGGCGTCGCTCCTCGCGACCGTCGTGACGGCGCAGGCGCTCGCCCTCATCCCCGCGGACGCGCAGCCCGCCGCCTACCCGGTCGCGATCGCCGCGGCGGCCGTCGTTATGGGCGGCGCCGGGCTCGGGCTCGTGGCGGGCGGCCTCAGTCGAGGAAGAGGACCCGCAGCCGCCGCGTCGTGA
- a CDS encoding ABC transporter permease — MTGSTMPAPAPAARRSRGGPRALYAGNARSVLSRGLLATRSTNWTVVLSGFFEPVFYLLAMGIGLGSLVGDVTTSTGQPVPYAAYIAPALLAVSAMNGAVYDSTWNVFFKMNHSKLYQGMLATSLGPLDVAFGEIGLALLRGVVYSSGFLVVMQVLGLNLSWWAILALPSVVLIALAFASFGMAVTSYMKTFQQMDWINFVLLPMFLFSATFYPLSVYPPWIQTVIQALPLWHAVELVRGFTTGALSIAVLGHVLYFAVMTAIGLVFTTRRLRVLFLD, encoded by the coding sequence ATGACTGGATCCACGATGCCCGCGCCCGCGCCCGCCGCGCGTCGGAGCCGCGGCGGCCCCCGCGCGCTCTACGCCGGCAACGCCCGCTCGGTGCTCTCGCGCGGCCTGCTGGCCACCCGCAGCACCAATTGGACCGTCGTCCTCTCCGGCTTCTTCGAGCCCGTCTTCTACCTGCTCGCGATGGGGATCGGCCTCGGCTCGCTCGTCGGCGACGTGACCACGAGCACCGGCCAGCCCGTGCCGTACGCCGCCTACATCGCGCCCGCCCTCCTCGCGGTCTCGGCCATGAACGGCGCGGTCTACGACTCCACTTGGAACGTCTTCTTCAAGATGAACCACTCGAAGCTCTACCAGGGCATGCTCGCGACCTCGCTCGGCCCGCTCGACGTGGCGTTCGGCGAGATCGGCCTGGCGCTGCTGCGCGGCGTCGTCTACTCGTCGGGCTTCCTCGTCGTGATGCAGGTGCTCGGCCTCAACCTGTCGTGGTGGGCGATCCTCGCGCTGCCGTCGGTGGTACTGATCGCGCTGGCCTTCGCGAGCTTCGGCATGGCGGTGACGAGCTACATGAAGACGTTCCAGCAGATGGACTGGATCAACTTCGTCCTGCTGCCCATGTTCCTGTTCTCCGCGACCTTCTACCCGCTGTCGGTGTACCCGCCGTGGATCCAGACGGTCATCCAGGCGCTCCCGCTCTGGCACGCGGTGGAGCTCGTGCGCGGCTTCACGACGGGCGCGCTCTCGATCGCGGTCCTCGGCCACGTGCTCTACTTCGCCGTGATGACGGCGATCGGCCTGGTCTTCACGACGCGGCGGCTGCGGGTCCTCTTCCTCGACTGA
- a CDS encoding ABC transporter permease has protein sequence MSAVDTRAAALAGGVRPRRFGGWYAAEHRLLGIRAYLGTALATGIGSPYVYLYALGVGLATVVDRGTDANQALGVSFLVFVAPALLATSAMTVASEEFSYPIFGGFKWNPVFQAMNASPLSPAQIIDGQVIGVAIRMAPTCIAYFAFMLLFGAVPLGTGFLAIGAAVLTGMAIGVMLMAYVATLTQDTGQIAMVMRFVITPLSLFSGTFFPLTQFPVGLQWIGWISPLWHGTELGRVATYGMEEPLWLTVVHVAYLLLWLAVGWTLSRRVATRRLRA, from the coding sequence GTGAGCGCCGTCGACACCCGCGCGGCCGCCCTCGCCGGTGGCGTCCGCCCGCGCCGCTTCGGCGGCTGGTACGCCGCCGAGCACCGCCTGCTCGGGATCCGCGCCTACCTCGGCACCGCGCTCGCGACCGGCATCGGGAGCCCCTACGTCTACCTCTACGCGCTGGGCGTGGGCCTCGCGACGGTCGTCGACCGCGGCACCGACGCGAACCAGGCGCTCGGCGTCAGCTTCCTGGTCTTCGTGGCGCCCGCGCTGCTCGCGACGAGCGCCATGACGGTCGCGAGCGAGGAGTTCAGCTACCCGATCTTCGGCGGCTTCAAGTGGAACCCCGTGTTCCAGGCGATGAACGCGTCGCCGCTGAGCCCCGCGCAGATCATCGACGGCCAGGTCATCGGCGTCGCGATCCGCATGGCGCCCACGTGCATCGCCTACTTCGCCTTCATGCTCCTGTTCGGCGCGGTGCCGCTCGGCACGGGGTTCCTCGCGATCGGCGCCGCCGTGCTCACCGGCATGGCGATCGGCGTGATGCTCATGGCCTACGTCGCGACCCTCACGCAGGACACCGGACAGATCGCCATGGTGATGCGCTTCGTGATCACCCCGCTGTCGCTGTTCTCGGGCACGTTCTTCCCGCTCACGCAGTTCCCGGTCGGGCTGCAGTGGATCGGCTGGATCTCGCCGCTCTGGCACGGCACCGAGCTCGGCCGCGTCGCGACCTACGGCATGGAGGAGCCGCTCTGGCTCACGGTCGTGCACGTCGCGTACCTGCTGCTCTGGCTCGCGGTGGGCTGGACCCTTTCGCGCCGCGTCGCGACGAGGAGGCTGCGCGCATGA